TTGCTTAGATAACACATCAGTTCTAATGAAAGTGATGTTTGCGTGAGAATTGTTTACTGATATGTACTATTGAACTTTCAGGACGTGAATGCTGATGCTAGGAACAACTAATCTACTACTTATCTGAAAGGATTGCAATGATGAAGAAAGGATGTCTTTTCTCTGTTTTTACTGTTTCTTGTTTTTGGGTCCTAAAGATATAAAGTTGCATTAAGGTCCTAACGCTATTTAGTTGTCATTTTTCTGGTTCCTTGTCATTTTGTTGCTATAAATTATGATAACGTACTTGAAATGAGATGAGACTAGCATTATTATTCCAATGAAGCTTCTTTTTACAAACTTACCTATTTCATGGAATGACACCTCATCGTTACTTCTCCAAGAATCAATATTTAAACTATCATGTCTGAAAAAAAGGCATAATATGTAAACGTGCCTTATAATTTGATCTCACTTGACATCTATGTCTTCCAACTTACAAGAAGACATGTTTATATGGATTTGTCAATTTATTGAAGAAAGACGTCTGTTTATGTGGAATCCATAAGAAATTCGAGAAATTCCTCATCTCTGGAGAGTTGTGTGTCACGTCTCGCCAATTTTTAGAGTGTAAATAAGTAGGGACTTGTAAAGTAATTCTTATTTATACTTTTGTCTCCTaagaagtagtataaatagggggACTCtcatttataaatcatttattcaAGTAGTAAGCAATCTTCCAAGTAATATAAAAGCTTTCTTCCAATCTTCTCAAGTCTTTCTTTACATTCTTTTAGCGATCGTAGTCTTAAAAACTTAATTGAGCTTACAAGATCTTAAAAAAAtagtgagtaagttgtcaagtgtcGCACGGATCATTAGTGAGACTCTAAGTCCGTAATATAGGGGTTTCAAATTCATGTGTGATTTTGGATAGGCCTTTTGGATATGATGAGCTTCatgataattataaaaaagCGTCAGGTTTCCAAAATTTGAGTTATGACAATTAACATCttgttaatttcaaaatatagtCTGAATAGTGATGTTGTGCAACAAGTCCATTATGTTTGAGAAGTGATCTTTGTATGTTTTGTAACTATAAGAGAATGCATGCCGATGTGTGTCTTTCGAAGGAGTATCGTGTTAAGGAGTCTTGAACAAAGATTTTACATCAATATTATCTTCCTAATGATCCTGTGGGTGATCAGTTTGTCTATTCTTTTGCATGTGAAATAAACACTACCAAAAAAAGgtcaaaacccaaaaaaagatgtgaaatattttaacttattattttgttttagcaAAATTGACCTCCGGAGGTTAATAGTTTGcaaaagtaaatatatttgttgagtataaacaaagaaaatggaaaatattAAACCGACTAATGAGATTTGTACACGAGCACTACCTCAATTCAAGGAGGTGAAATCATGTGTTAAGGGTgttcaaaatatgttatttaatcatttcgtGTGATATGttacttgtatatataatattttttttcgacGAAGGGTGTTCAATTGGACACCCCGACCACCATGTGACTACACCACTGCTTCCAATAATAGTAAGGAGGGTGGGNNNNNNNNNNNNNNNNNNNNNNNNNNNNNNNNNNNNNNNNNNNNNNNNNNNNNNNNNNNNNNNNNNNNNNNNNNNNNNNNNNNNNNNNNNNNNNNNNNNNNNNNNNNNNNNNNNNNNNNNNNNNNNNNNNNNNNNNNNNNNNNNNNNNNNNNNNNNNNNNNNNNNNNNNNNNNNNNNNNNNNNNNNNNNNNNNNNNNNNNNNNNNNNNNNNNNNNNNNNNNNNNNNNNNNNNNNNNNNNNNNNNNNNNNNNNNNNNNNNNNNNNNNNNNNNNNNNNNNNNNNNNNggggggggggggggggggggggggaggttcAAACTCGAGATGGTGCATATTTACGAAGGGTATTCAAAcattgagtaattaattattcttttattacaAATGAGTacaccaaaaattttaaaatcaaaataaataatgcatAGCTCTACTGAGTTCACAtttaatttaaggaaaaaggTTCAAAAATACCCCTTAACTTTGATCCATTGTTTAAATTTACCCTCGccgttaaaatgaagttaattttACCCCTCCCATTACTAATTTCACCATATTTACCTTTCATTAGACGGATCGACCcgaatttctttaaaaaaatcctatttcttattttaacccaataacccaacacttgaaagaaaaagtcaaccaatattggacccacaagatagtgccacataggccaaaaagaggtagaaaattattaataaaataagttcagggggtaataggaccttagtatagtataagtgtgtatctgaaatttcgggcataagTTGAGGGGTTCTTGTGCATTATTCTAAATTTTACTAATACAAcactacatttttttaattttttttgaatgtgaAATTTAAGAGATTCCTTTAAGTGTGAAGTTCAAGCAACAACTTAAATGCACACTCATTTAGAcaaatttaaaggaaaaataattgatGGAGTGATACTTAATGAACATGCTAAGTTTAAATCTAttaccaaaaagaaaatgatcagtttttgaaaaaattatatagaatATTTTCGGGGtacaataagaaaatattttcagaatacatagaaaaacataaaaatgttgtCTTCTCAAATTTCCTCAAAACAAATGGAATTTGAAGTTCCACCTATAAAGTATACATTGCAAGTAGAATGAAAGGAACGATGCATTTTATTGATTGTAAACTAAGTATATATAGATTCTGTACAACTTCTATAGCAAAGAAATAAACTAAGAAAAATGTTAACTTATCTATGACCTATATATTAGGAGAAAGTTACAGTAGAATCTTAAAGAGAAGACACTACTAAATTTGATTGTTATTATGCCCCCGCAAGTTGGTGGTGTCAACAACATCCAACTTGGAAAATTGTTGGACAAAAGCAGCTCTGGGAAGAGGTTTTGTGAGTATGTCACTTGATCATTTGAGTGAAGCTGGTGAACTTCAATATCCTTGTTCTGAACTTATTCACGAACAAAGTGAAAATCAATGGCGACATGCTTCATCCAACTATGAAAGACATGACTGGAACAAATGTAAGTGGTGCTGATGTTGTCACAAAAAACCCGTGAAATTGAGCGTTGTTTCTTGGAGGCCCATGAAATCAATGGCGACATGCTTTACAACTCTATACCAGCTTCTATAGAGGATCAAGATATTGAGTGTTGTTTCTTGAAGGCCCATGAAATTGGTGTGTTGACTGGGAAAGTGATATAGCCAGAGGTAGAAGTGAAATCATTTTGATCATTAGCCCAATCTGAATATGAATAAACAACCAAACGAGAATATGGAGCTTTGACAATCTATATGCCGTATTGGCAGGTGTGACGAAGATAACGAAGTAATCGCTTGATTGCTTTCCAGTAAGAGTGGGTGGATTTTGCATAAATTGAGAGAGCTTGCTAACTGTGAAGGAAATGTCAGGACGCGTAAAGGATAAGTAGTGCAACTTTCCAATTACCCGCCTATAAAGAGTACCATCAGCTGGAGGATCATTCACTGAAGCTGTCAAAATGGTAGTTGATGTCATAGGTGTAGGAGCTCCTTTACCATCTAGCATGCCAACATCCTCTAAACGATCCATGATGTACTTGTGTTGTGACAAAAGAAGACCAGCAGTAGAAgagattgttgggtatgtagcaagaattgatgggaaatagagggaaggagaggaatttgaaaagtttagaacttgaaaggttgggaacttgaaaagtcctctaatgctttattgaaaaaggcaatagtccctcatcggtaatggaaatgaaaataggagagtttaaataaataaacactcctattaattgttaaaagggttggaaagagggaccctcctcgcgccgtcgtcgtcgtcgctcgcttcgactttggcaaatgatcgagagataattttttggacaaaatttattttaattatttattaattaatttaaatggccaaaaattattttcaataaattagttgataacagaatttaaccgaaatgttttcaattttttttagttaacccgacccgactcggatccgcgtgagtgacccgttttaaataccgttatattcaaaatttcccgccatgactgttctgaaaggttgcaactttcaggaaNNNNNNNNNNNNNNNNNNNNNNNNNNNNNNNNNNNNNNNNNNNNNNNNNNNNNNNNNNNNNNNNNNNNNNNNNNNNNNNNNNNNNNNNNNNNNNNNNNNNNNNNNNNNNNNNNNNNNNNNNNNNNNNNNNNNNNNNNNNNNNNNNNNNNNNNNNNNNNNNNNNNNNNNNNNNNNNNNNNNNNNNNNNNNNNNNNNNNNNNNNNNNNNNNNNNNNNNNNNNNNNNNNNNNNNNNNNNNNNNNNNNNNNNNNNNNNNNNNNNNNNNNNNNNNNNNNNNNNNNNNNNNNNNNNNNNNNNNNNNNNNNNNNNNNNNNNNNNNNNNNNNNNNNNNNNNNNNNNNNNNNNNNNNNNNNNNNNNNNNNNNNNNNNNNNNNNNNNNNNNNNNNNNNNNNNNNNNNNNNNNNNNNNNNNNNNNNNNNNNNNNNNNNNNNNNNNNNNNNNNNNNNNNNNNNNNNNNNNNNNNNNNNNNNNNNNNNNNNNNNNNNNNNNNNNNNNNNNNNNNNNNNNNNNNNNNNNNNNNNNNNNNNNNNNNNNNNNNNNNNNNNNNNNNNNNNNNNNNNNNNNNNNNNNNNNNNNNNNNNNNNNNNNNNNNNNNNNNNNNNNNNNNNNNNNNNNNNNNNNNNNNNNNNNNNNNNNNNNNNNNNNNNNNNNNNNNNNNNNNNNNNNNNNNNNNNNNNNNNNNNNNNNNNNNNNNNNNNNNNNNNNNNNNNNNNNNNNNNNNNNNNNNNNNNNNNNNNNNNNNNNNNNNNNNNNNNNNNNNNNNNNNNNNNNNNNNNNNNNNNNNNNNNNNNNNNNNNNNNNNNNNNNNNNNNNNNNNNNNNNNNNNNNNNNNNNNNNNNNNNNNNNNNNNNNNNNNNNNNNNNNNNNNNNNNNNNNNNNNNNNNNNNNNNNNNNNNNNNNNNNNNNNNNNNNNNNNNNNNNNNNNNNNNNNNNNNNNNNNNNNNNNNNNNNNNNNNNNNNNNNNNNNNNNNNNNNNNNNNNNNNNNNNNNNNNNNNNNNNNNNNNNNNNNNNNNNNNNNNNNNNNNNNNNNNNNNNNNNNNNNNNNNNNNNNNNNNNNNNNNNNNNNNNNNNNNNNNNNNNNNNNNNNNNNNNNNNNNNNNNNNNNNNNNNNNNNNNNNNNNNNNNNNNNNNNNNNNNNNNNNNNNNNNNNNNNNNNNNNNNNNNNNNNNNNNNNNNNNNNNNNNNNNNNNNNNNNNNNNNNNNNNNNNNNNNNNNNNNNNNNNNNNNNNNNNNNNNNNNNNNNNNNNNNNNNNNNNNNNNNNNNNNNNNNNNNNNNNNNNNNNNNNNNNNNNNNNNNNNNNNNNNNNNNNNNNNNNNNNNNNNNNNNNNNNNNNNNNNNNNNNNNNNNNNNNNNNNNNNNNNNNNNNNNNNNNNNNNNNNNNNNNNNNNNNNNNNNNNNNNNNNNNNNNNNNNNNNNNNNNNNNNNNNNNNNNNNNNNNNNNNNNNNNNNNNNNNNNNNNNNNNNNNNNNNNNNNNNNNNNNNNNNNNNNNNNNNNNNNNNNNNNNNNNNNNNNNNNNNNNNNNNNNNNNNNNNNNNNNNNNNNNNNNNNNNNNNNNNNNNNNNNNNNNNNNNNNNNNNNNNNNNNNNNNNNNNNNNNNNNNNNNNNNNNNNNNNNNNNNNNNNNNNNNNNNNNNNNNNNNNNNNNNNNNNNNNNNNNNNNNNNNNNNNNNNNNNNNNNNNNNNNNNNNNNNNNNNNNNNNNNNNNNNNNNNNNNNNNNNNNNNNNNNNNNNNNNNNNNNNNNNNNNNNNNNNNNNNNNNNNNNNNNNNNNNNNNNNNNNNNNNNNNNNNNNNNNNNNNNNNNNNNNNNNNNNNNNNNNNNNNNNNNNNNNNNNNNNNNNNNNNNNNNNNNNNNNNNNNNNNNNNNNNNNNNNNNNNNNNNNNNNNNNNNNNNNNNNNNNNNNNNNNNNNNNNNNNNNNNNNNNNNNNNNNNNNNNNNNNNNNNNNNNNNNNNNNNNNNNNNNNNNNNNNNNNNNNNNNNNNNNNNNNNNNNNNNNNNNNNNNNNNNNNNNNNNNNNNNNNNNNNNNNNNNNNNNNNNNNNNNNNNNNNNNNNNNNNNNNNNNNNNNNNNNNNNNNNNNNNNNNNNNNNNNNNNNNNNNNNNNNNNNNNNNNNNNNNNNNNNNNNNNNNNNNNNNNNNNNNNNNNNNNNNNNNNNNNNNNNNNNNNNNNNNNNNNNNNNNNNNNNNNNNNNNNNNNNNNNNNNNNNNNNNNNNNNNNNNNNNNNNNNNNNNNNNNNNNNNNNNNNNNNNNNNNNNNNNNNNNNNNNNNNNNNNNNNNNNNNNNNNNNNNNNNNNNNNNNNNNNNNNNNNNNNNNNNNNNNNNNNNNNNNNNNNNNNNNNNNNNNNNNNNNNNNNNNNNNNNNNNNNNNNNNNNNNNNNNNNNNNNNNNNNNNNNNNNNNNNNNNNNNNNNNNNNNNNNNNNNNNNNNNNNNNNNNNNNNNNNNNNNNNNNNNNNNNNNNNNNNNNNNNNNNNNNNNNNNNNNNNNNNNNNNNNNNNNNNNNNNNNNNNNNNNNNNNNNNNNNNNNNNNNNNNNNNNNNNNNNNNNNNNNNNNNNNNNNNNNNNNNNNNNNNNNNNNNNNNNNNNNNNNNNNNNNNNNNNNNNNNNNNNNNNNNNNNNNNNNNNNNNNNNNNNNNNNNNNNNNNNNNNNNNNNNNNNNNNNNNNNNNNNNNNNNNNNNNNNNNNNNNNNNNNNNNNNNNNNNNNNNNNNNNNNNNNNNNNNNNNNNNNNNNNNNNNNNNNNNNNNNNNNNNNNNNNNNNNNNNNNNNNNNNNNNNNNNNNNNNNNNNNNNNNNNNNNNNNNNNNNNNNNNNNNNNNNNNNNNNNNNNNNNNNNNNNNNNNNNNNNNNNNNNNNNNNNNNNNNNNNNNNNNNNNNNNNNNNNNNNNNNNNNNNNNNNNNNNNNNNNNNNNNNNNNNNNNNNNNNNNNNNNNNNNNNNNNNNNNNNNNNNNNNNNNNNNNNNNNNNNNNNNNNNNNNNNNNNNNNNNNNNaaagtttgcaacctttcattaatggtcgtgtcaattctgaaagggtagcaacctttcagaatatattattcttgcctataaataccattcagtcttcagaatttttcctaacgaattttctgatcttccttcttcttaaaaaacacatatatttcttcgtgtactttcctgctgtggattgattcgctgacagtag
This window of the Solanum pennellii chromosome 2, SPENNV200 genome carries:
- the LOC107009901 gene encoding uncharacterized protein LOC107009901, with translation MDRLEDVGMLDGKGAPTPMTSTTILTASVNDPPADGTLYRRVIGKLHYLSFTRPDISFTVSKLSQFMQNPPTLTGKQSSDYFVIFVTPANTAYRLSKLHILVWLFIHIQIGLMIKMISLLPLAISLSQSTHQFHGPSRNNTQYLDPL